The following nucleotide sequence is from Anaerohalosphaeraceae bacterium.
CGCAAGTCTTGAATTTAGAAAATGCTAAAATTATTTTTTGGAAACGGCACTACATAAATGACTCGGTTGTTGGGGTTCGTCGGGTCAACCGCTATCTGTCGAACCTCCGAATCTGCACCGGGATCTGTACCGGCACCACCGTAAACCGGAACCCACTTGCCGCCGGTTACCTGTGTAATCACCCCCGGCTGATAACTTTCAAAGTCATCCACCAGGGCGGACTGAGCCGAAACCGCCAGCCCAATCCATAACCAGAATAAAATCGTCTTGTTCATACAACCTGCCTTTCCAATCAATTATAAGACTTTTTGACAGTCCACATGACAATCCCTCCCCCATGGCCCAGACAGGTTACCTCTTCAGAGATCGGACTGTTATGTCTTCGTCCATAACAGCCCGACCCTGAAGCAGAATCTTCTTTCGCAAAAAACACCGTTCAGCGTTTGCGGCAAATAACCAGTCCGCCCAGTCCCAGCAGCATCATCGAAGCCGGCTCCGGAACCAGCGGATTAGACAGGTCAATCCCGTTGGTCAGATAAATATCATCCAGACGGAACGAATCTCCCTCACCGGCATAGTTTGCCAGCACCAAAAACCGAATCAGGTCGTTCGTTGTGCCGACCCGGTATGTAATACCCGTACCGACCTTATCGGCTTCCGTCGCTCCGGCCAAACCGGTTGTGTAGTACACATCGTAAGTATTCGCCTGATGGTTAATCACCGCCCAGACGTTGTACCAGACCTGTCGATCCAGTACTACAAGGTCCTGAGCCCCGCTGCTGCTTCGGCCGATCAGCCGAAATTTCGTGCTCTGACCGCTGACGGAAAGAGCCCCCATCTGCAGTCGGAAATTGCCGTAGTCCTGGGCCGGCGTCGCCAGGTCCGTCAGACCAAACGCATGGTCAAGAGTGCCTAACCCTGCATAAACCCGGAAAAAGAGTGTCGCGGTGGACAAGCTGCTGACCGGGTCTATCGGACGGTATCCCCCGCGAGGACCGCCGCTGTTCCAGCCGTAGGCCAGATATTTATTGCCATCTGCCTCTTTTACGCTGAGAAACATTGTATTTCCAATCGCTGTCCACGGAGTCGATTGGTCTCGAATCAGACCCACATTATAGGTTTCAAAATCATCCACTTTCACCAGTGTCGATTGACTGACTCCGGCCAACCCAATCACCAGGGTCAAAAACATGATCTTTTTCATCATCTTTCCTCCATTCTCTTTTCATACCTGCTTTTCCGATTCATCCGCTTCTGCGGCAGGCCCGCAAAAACGGATTCGTCCACACCTTCACCACGCGCACACACACTTCACACGATTTCTTTGCTTTTATTGGTCTCCCTGAATTGCCCGCAGGATCTTTTCAAACGTCTGGACATCATCTCCCGGCCCGTTGGAGTATCCGTCTCCGGCGCGATTCTTGTTGTTCCAGGTCTCGGCACTGAAGATATTCCGGTCCGAACAGAAACTCACGTGCCCGTCACCAAACAGAGCCGACACCCCCTGCGGAGCAGAATTTCCACTGCGATTCTGCCGATGCGGAATCACCTCCCATTCCTGCAGGTTGTCCACCACCACCGGACGGATTCCCAGCTGACTGTAGAATTTTTTGTCATAAATCCAGTAATTATAAGACGTCCTCACGAAAGCATGTCCGCCGTAGGTCGGCACATAAGTCCCCCAGGAACCCCGGTCGGCATACGCTTCGTAATAATAGGGATATGGATAGTCCGTGATCCGCGGCTGAGCCGGACAATAAAAGGACTTCGGCTCTGTAAAATAATCCAAATCATACAAAACCGCCAAATGAAACGGACGAGGCTGGCCGTTGCTCAAAAGCAGACTGCCCTGATGCGTAATGACCGCATTGTACGGCTGCGGCTTTACATTGGTCACACCGCCGCTGGTCCCGGACGCAGACGGGTCATATCGGCTGCCTGCATAACTGCCCCCCAGATGATACATCGGAATCAGCTTATCATCAAAACTGTGGCTGTAGGTTCGCAGAGCCACACCAATCTGTTTGACATTGCTGCTGCAGATAATCCGTTTGGAGATGTCTTTGGCTTTTCCGATGGCCGGAATAATAATCGACAGCAGAAGCCCGATAATCGCTATCACCACAAGCAGTTCTATCAACGTAAAACCTCGGCCGGATTTCAACACTTGCTTCATCTTTCTTTCCTCAGTCAGGTTAAGGTTTGCCGTTTTCATACAAGTCCCGAATCTCCCCGCCGGACAGACACCGACGGAAAATCATCAGCTCATCCACTACTCCGTCAAAATCTCCTTCCGGCAGAACATAATCATCAATCTTCATCGCCCCCAGAAAAATCTCCGCCGGCTCCGTTTTGGCAAGCCCTTCATACGGGGCCGACTGAAACAGACTGCCGTTAACATAAAAACGAAGCTCCTTGCCGTCATAAACAACCGCGAAGTGATACCACACCCCGCTTTGCGGAACAAATGTCTGACTGTAAAAACCCGCTTTTCCCGCCCCGTCATACTGCCGAAACTCAAACCGGTTTTTCTGATAATTGTAAACATACCGGTCATCAAAGAGGGAAAACTGATAATTAATCCGATACCCTTGCCGGCAGGAAATCAAATGCCCGCCCCATTGCTGACTGTCCGGGAAATAAACCCAGGTCGAAATCGTCAGCGGCGAGCCAAACGAAAGCCCCGCCTCCGGCCCAATCACAATCGCCTGGCTTTTCCCCCGCTCAAACCGGACCGCTTCTTTCTGCGGCCATCGTCCGCTCACCCAATCGGGCTTATTCCGCCCGTCGCCTCCAAACAAACCGTCACTGCTGCGTCCGCCTCCGGCGGCGTTGACCAATCGGTCCGGATTGTCCGCATCCCGTTCAAAAAAGTAATGCGCCGCCAAAGAACGGTCTTCCCGATGCAGACGATACACCCACGACCGCCAGCGGTAATATCCCCCGATTCGGGGGGCCTGTTCAAAAACCTCGACCTGACTCGAACGAACAAAATGGTATGGATTCACAAAAGCGGCTGTCAGTTGTCCTCGTGCATCCGCCGCCGCTCCCTGACCGGTCTTCAGCAGCAGACTTCGGGTAAACTTCACCGGGTCCGATGAGTCCCGAATCTGAACGGAGCCCTCATAAACGTATGCCTCCGTCTGGCCGTCCGGTTTGACATAAACCCCAAACTCCGTCCCGTAATCAACCAGACTGGCTGTCGGAGAACGCACGACAAAGGCCTGTTTCCCAGACCCGTTCATGGAGGCCACCAGACGCCCTTCCTGCAGATAAATCTGTGCCGGGGTTTCCAGACTGAAGGTGGACGGACCTTCAAAGAGAACCGTCGCCCCTCCTTCCATAACAACTTCCGCCAGCCCCTTGACCAGGTGAATCGGTCCCGGATAGAGTTCAGAGCCGTTTGTCAGGGAACGGCCGCTGGCATCCTGCCAAACGGCATTGACCGTCCGCTGCAGCCGGCCGACGGTCAGCCCATTGTTCCGAGACGGGGACAGATACGCATAGGCAATCAAAAAAATCAGGGCCGCCGCAGACAAAAGCAGCGAATAGATAGACAGCTTGCTGACCGGGCTTCGCACGGCAGCAGATTGGACTGCCGCTTCCGACGCTGCAGGTTCCTCCGAAGGACGTTCCACCCAAACCGCTTCCGCCGTCTTTTCTTCTTCTGCAAGAATCATCCAGGCCTGCTCGTTCAGCAGTGAATCGGCCGACGAGTCTTCTACAAAAAGACTGGCCCCCTTTCGCCGATGCAGGTGAGCATACACCATCAGAAAATCCA
It contains:
- a CDS encoding prepilin-type N-terminal cleavage/methylation domain-containing protein; the protein is MKQVLKSGRGFTLIELLVVIAIIGLLLSIIIPAIGKAKDISKRIICSSNVKQIGVALRTYSHSFDDKLIPMYHLGGSYAGSRYDPSASGTSGGVTNVKPQPYNAVITHQGSLLLSNGQPRPFHLAVLYDLDYFTEPKSFYCPAQPRITDYPYPYYYEAYADRGSWGTYVPTYGGHAFVRTSYNYWIYDKKFYSQLGIRPVVVDNLQEWEVIPHRQNRSGNSAPQGVSALFGDGHVSFCSDRNIFSAETWNNKNRAGDGYSNGPGDDVQTFEKILRAIQGDQ
- a CDS encoding PEP-CTERM sorting domain-containing protein produces the protein MMKKIMFLTLVIGLAGVSQSTLVKVDDFETYNVGLIRDQSTPWTAIGNTMFLSVKEADGNKYLAYGWNSGGPRGGYRPIDPVSSLSTATLFFRVYAGLGTLDHAFGLTDLATPAQDYGNFRLQMGALSVSGQSTKFRLIGRSSSGAQDLVVLDRQVWYNVWAVINHQANTYDVYYTTGLAGATEADKVGTGITYRVGTTNDLIRFLVLANYAGEGDSFRLDDIYLTNGIDLSNPLVPEPASMMLLGLGGLVICRKR
- a CDS encoding LamG-like jellyroll fold domain-containing protein, encoding MTSLPNDFYDWMLASLYGMATEEQESALAALLESNPEARREYVDFLMVYAHLHRRKGASLFVEDSSADSLLNEQAWMILAEEEKTAEAVWVERPSEEPAASEAAVQSAAVRSPVSKLSIYSLLLSAAALIFLIAYAYLSPSRNNGLTVGRLQRTVNAVWQDASGRSLTNGSELYPGPIHLVKGLAEVVMEGGATVLFEGPSTFSLETPAQIYLQEGRLVASMNGSGKQAFVVRSPTASLVDYGTEFGVYVKPDGQTEAYVYEGSVQIRDSSDPVKFTRSLLLKTGQGAAADARGQLTAAFVNPYHFVRSSQVEVFEQAPRIGGYYRWRSWVYRLHREDRSLAAHYFFERDADNPDRLVNAAGGGRSSDGLFGGDGRNKPDWVSGRWPQKEAVRFERGKSQAIVIGPEAGLSFGSPLTISTWVYFPDSQQWGGHLISCRQGYRINYQFSLFDDRYVYNYQKNRFEFRQYDGAGKAGFYSQTFVPQSGVWYHFAVVYDGKELRFYVNGSLFQSAPYEGLAKTEPAEIFLGAMKIDDYVLPEGDFDGVVDELMIFRRCLSGGEIRDLYENGKP